The Bos indicus isolate NIAB-ARS_2022 breed Sahiwal x Tharparkar chromosome 12, NIAB-ARS_B.indTharparkar_mat_pri_1.0, whole genome shotgun sequence genomic sequence AGGTCCTACCTGTGTCACCTACCTGCTGGCTGACTGACCCCGATCCTACAAGTGTCAGGTTTCCAAGGCTGCTTTTGTCTGTACAAGATCAAACTACTACAATCTTACTTTGctagtaatatatattttttaatttggggatACACAGTTTCAAAGTTTtctatgcaaaagaatgaaggtaATAGGGCTTAATTACATACTGCACACTGAGACTGGAACTGTTCTGTGGACGAGACGGCACCtgttctgtttatgttttataaagtCCTACTTTATGGCTAACTTTGTTATTAGTCTTCACAGTACTGTAGGCTGTCACttctattttacaaattttaaacaaaaacaaattcaggcAACTTGTCCAAGGTGCTCCTAGCGTAACCAGGATTTACATGTTCAGCCCACCTGGTTTTAACTACTCTGTATACTGCCTCAAATCAGACATGAGTCAGCCTCAGCACTGAAGAGGGTGTGTGAACACCTCCTACTTACTCAGCTGGACCTCATCCCGGACCTTCTCCCATGCTCTCAagtttcctctttcattctccctgCATTTTCAGATCTTCAAGGTAAATCTATCCTTATCCTAAGTTCTAACCCTTGTTCCTCTCTACTACTTCCCTGCCCTCAAAATGttctattttccccatttttgaaGCATTAAAGTCCTCACTGTGCCACCTTTTCTCTAACTTGTCATCACATCCTGTTTCAGGCAGGCCACTCTTCAAACACAGACAGCTTCTTCAACTTGCCTCAGCTCAGACTGTTCCAAAACACTCCAGCTGCACCCCCTCATTCCCACAGGTCCTCTTCCCAAGTCCATACAAGCTTCTAGGTGACAAAGCCCTGTTCCATTTAATATAATATGGCTTTCTTGTTCTGCCCCATTTGGGCCAAAACATAGCAACTCCTTTATTTAGCATAAACAAGCAATACTATATTAAACCCCAAACCCAGGCCCCATTAACTTTCACACTCTGGATGATTGCAACATATATTTAACAATACAGTTTTACATAGAATGCTAAGAGCACTTTTATATTTTACAGAAGAACTTGAAACATATGGACTTTCTATTAATATACCATAGCAAAGCCAAATCTAATTCCTAAATAGATGCATTACAATTTGTTTATAGAGTTTAAAGGCTTAATGGCAAtaaggaggggaggaagaagtgAAAGTTTATTTTACATAACTGACtggaaaataaattcaagaaaaagcAAGTACAATTCAATACGGTCTCATGCGCCCTGAAGTAGGTGGTGCCCGATTTGGAGGGGTGATCGCTATGTCCAGATAGTCTCCTATTTGGAACTTCTGCGACTGCAGGGTCATGGAGTCATCAGTCCCCTTTCTCCCAGACATGGTGCTGCCAATCTCCTTTACTCTGCAGGAAAGGAGATCAACTGTTATAGGGTGGCTGAGCAATGATACTGTGTGTGTCCTAAAAAGTCAATGTGGGGCTGGATTTGCTCCATGATCTTAGAacacaataaaaatgtaatacataATAATCTAAACTAGATAGTAAGATAATATGGATTATCCCTAGCAGCTAAAACATACTGAAGTCAAAGAGATTATaaggaattaaaaatgaaaagttacctACCGATAGCCAGGCCTTTTAAGATCCGTAAAAACAATTGCAAAATTGAAGTGTGTGCCTTTTTTTCTGGCTTCTGGGTAGACTTCTTTTACTAAACTAGTCAATTCTTTCAAGGTTGCATCCATCCtgaatttaaggggaaaaaaaagacaatcagCAATAATATAACAAGGATACTGAAATAATGAATTAGTTACATGTGTCTCAATTGCAACTTTGTTAGAAGCTGTAAAGGTCTCATAACTGACTTAATTTTAAAGCACCTAATAATACTATTTGCCCCCAAATACTATTTCCCCTTATCAGCCTCAGTGTTTGAAATTTTCATGAATGAAGGTAGACTGGACTGGTAGTGTGCTAAAGGGACTTCAGAATTACCCCACTACCTTTGCTGCTATGCAACATCTCACTCACCCAGTGATTTATCCACTTAAGGATAACTAGTCCAAATTAATCCAAATTCTCAAATTAactgtttttcattatttcagaGGCATACTTTTCTACATTTTAGCATCTCTGAAATTGGAATGCATCTTAGAATCAGTGTGTCAGGAAAGCATTTTCATAAAGATTGTGCATTGTTTTCCTTTCTAAGACTGAATGTCCTGATGAGTTCTGCAATAGATGGAAAAGCCAACGAAGCACATGGAATTTTTAAGGCTAAACATAGGCTCCTTTCccaagaaggcgatggcaccccactccagtactcttgcctggaaaatcccatgggcagaggagcctggtagactgcaatccatggggtcacgaagagtcggacacaactgagcgacttcactttcacttttcactttcatgcattggagaaggaaatggcaacccactccagtgttcttgcctggagaatctgagggatgggggagcctggtgggctgccctctgtggggtcgcacagagtcggacacaactgaagcgacttagcagcagcagcattggctcCTTTCACAATATATATTCCTGCCCTGCCGATTTCTGTTTGAACTGAGAACTTTATATAGACCTTGAGCCAATATGACACAATCTGGAAAAATCTTCTAAAATATAAGCATCAGGAATTACGAGCAACAGTCTAAGTTTTTGAACTGTCTTCTTCCCTGACACCTGGGAGCATGAAATGCAGGAAAAGGAACTTGGCAGCAGCACTGTTGAAGGTGCTATATAGTGACCTTGGATGCAAGGCACCAGTGAAGAGCCCTAAGGCATTAAGCAGGGGATCAAACACCCAAGAAGTCATCTAGTTTTCACTCAGTTCCCTATTTACACCATCTCCACTACATCACACTCAGGTAAAAAACCATGGCTTCAGCTGCACTGAGAGCAAAAAGGCCACAATGATCACATCACCTTTCCTTCTCTACTGCTGAATCCTTCTCAATACACCCGAAACAACTCTACAGTGTCCCCCAAACATGCCCTTCTTCTCATATGACCATCACCCTCTTAGATGCCCAGGTCACAAACCTAAGAGTGGTAAAGTTCTTCCCACCTCTGGCCTGTCGTTTCTACCTCCTAAAGACAGATcaagtaggacttccctggtggtcccatggttgACTCTgggattccactgcagggggcacaggtttccatccctgcttggggaactaagatcctgcaagtcttGAAGTGCAGCCAAAAGACAGACCAATCTATTTTTGTCTCCATCCCCACCATCAGCCTATACTTAACCTCTCATTATTCAAATCTCTGCAAGAGTTCCGGTGACTGTAAGGGTCAGTTTTATATATCAATTTAGGAAACTACAGCTCCTAATTATTCAATCAAACACTAAGGTAGGTGTTTTTGAGACGGGATCAAAAATCtataatcagttgactttaaagTGATTATCCAAGATGATCTGAGTAAACCTCATTCAGTCAATCAGTGAGCCTCATTCAATCAGTTGAAAAGGCTTCATATTGGACCTAAGACTTCCTGGAAGAAATTCCAAAAGCTTATGCTGGAGAGTTCCAGCCTGCACCACAGACCTAGGCAATCCCCACTACTATGTGAGCCATTTCTTGCTCTATCTCCTATTGGTCTGTTTTTCTCACTGAACCCTATTTCAGTGATCGAGATAATTCTCTTCCAGTAACCTGTTTAGTGACCACCCAAGCACAAGATCTATCACTCCTAGGGTGGGGTGTTCCCCTAGCTCCaaacagtcccttggactttagCCAATTCAACTAGCTTCTGCTGGGCTCCTCACTCCTCTTTCCTGGACTTATCTCAAGGCCACCTACTTTGGCCCCTCAATTTATTTCTACAAATTAAGAATCCCCAATCTTCCCTCACTGCTGCTTCTGGAACAGCAGGGCTCCGTTCTGTCCCTCACCAACATCCAGTCTGTCTTTGGCCACCATTTTGAGGTGTAAGATAAGGTTGTTTTGTTTGGTTGCAGTCTATGGACAGGACAATTGAGGACGGGATttaactttttctaatttttttttctttgattcagaGTAGAGAGTGTGGCACAATCTTACCCTCCATCTCCACCGTAAAGTCTTAGCATTTACTCCATCTGCTTTCTTTTGGAGATTGAGTTTACTCTAGAGAGGGGGTGGAACCCTCTTTATACTCTTCAGTCAAATCAAGTATCTGGCAAGTAGGAACTCTTAATTTATTGGAGGAAATACAGACTAATCTATCTGAACAGAAGTGTTCATCAATCTGTTAATACAAGTTCTTCTCTATAAGTTAAATCGACCTTCCTGAACTGTTTTCCTGGAATAACACTGAACTAGAATCATactagaaataaaggaaaacaacagaatgggaaagactagggatctcttcaagaagattagagataccaagggaacatttcatgcaaagatgggctcgataaaggacagaaatggtatggccctaacagaagcagaagatattaagaagagatggcaagaatacacagaactgtataaaaaagatcttcatgacctagataatcacgatggtgtgatcactgacctacagccagacatcctggaatgtgaagtgggccttagaaagcatcactatgaacaaagctagtggaggtgatggaattccagtggagctatttcaaatcctgaaagatgatgcggtgaaagtgctgcactcaatatgccagcacatttggaaaactcagcagtggccacaggactggaaaaggtcagttttcattccaatcccaaagaaaggcaatgccaaagaatgttcaaactaccgcacaattgcactcatctcacacactagtaaagtaatgctcaaaattctccaagccaggcttcagcaatatgtgaaccgtgaacttccagatgttcaagctggttttagaaaaggcagaggaaccagagatcaaattgccaacatccgctggatcatggaaaaaagcaagagagttccagaaaagcatctatttctgctttattgactatgccaaagcctttgactgtgtggatcacaagaaactgtggaaaattctgaaagagataggaataccagaccacctgatctgcctcttgagaaatttgtatgcaggtcaggaagcaacagttagaactggacatggaacaacagactggttccaaataggaaaaggagttcgtcaaggctgtatattgtcaccctgcttatttaacttatatgcagagtacatcatgagaaacgcaggactggaagaagcacaagctggaatcaagattgccgggagaaatatcaataacctcagatatgcagatgacaccacccttatggcagaaagtaaagaggaactcaaaagcctcttgatgaaagtggaagtggagagtgaaaaagttggcttaaagctcaacattcagaaaacgaagatcatggcatccagtcccatcacttcatgagaaatagatgggaaaacagtggaaagagtgtcagactttattttttggggctccaaaatcactgcagatggtgactgcagccatgaaattaaaagacgcttcctccttggaaggaaagttatgaccaacctagatagcatattcaaaagcagagacattactttgccaacaaaggtccatctagtcaaggctatggtttttcctgtggtcatgtatggatgtgagagttggactgtgaagaaggctgagcgccgaagaattgatgcttttgaactgtggtgttggagaagactcttgagagtcccttggattgcaaggagagccaaccagtccattccgaaggagatcagccctgggatttctttggagggaatgatgctaaagctgaaactccggtactttggccacctcatgccaagagttgactcactggaaaagactgatgctgggagggattgggggcagaaggagaaggggacgacagaggatgagatggctggatggcatcactgactcgatggacgtgagtctcagtgaactccgggagatggtaatggacagggaggcctggcgtgctgcaattcgtggggtggcaaagagtcggacacgactgagcgactgaactgaactgagaatcatACTACATAAACTTAGCTAAAAGGTGGAACCAATCCCTCGATGTTCACCAGCAGACAAGTGGACAGACAAGACGCAGAAAAGCCTTCCAATGAAACGTTATTCAGTCAGTCGTAAAAAAGAATAACGTTTTTTCACATCCTTAACCATCAATAAACCTTGATtataagtgaaacaagccagacacaaCAAGACAAATAACATATCAGAGCACTTATATGAAATACTTAAAAGAGGCAGATTCACATAGATACATAGTGCCGAACAGGGGAAATGAAGAATTCCCATTATTATTGCCTACTGGGTACAGACCTTCTGTTGTAGGGAATTAAAGTTTTGAAAATAGTAGTAATGGTTGCACCGAAATGTACCCTGAAACAATTAAAATGACAAATGTCACATATTTACATTaggcatattttaaataattatacacCTTTTACTGCTACTAAAAAGCCACTATAACGTCAAACCAAGGAACTACACACGGCTTGCTGTACGTAACGGCCCTAGTCAGACCGGGTAGAGAAGGTACACAAACATTCAGGGGGAGACCCTCAGTAAACACATCAAAAGCTTCTCCATTAAGCACATCAAAATCCACCCGGTTTCGTTGTTTTGAAGCTGGGACCCCAAAAGCTTAATATTAGCACACGCGCTCTATGAGGCCGACGAGTATCACCCAACAGCACCACTCCCCTCCCCAAATTATTCTAGCGCCACCCTATACCAAGAGCCCCTTGGGAGCCGCTGCGGCACTGGACGACCGACGTGTCACTTCCGTACCCAGCAGCCACAACAATGACAGCAGTCCTGGGTCAATTCTTTACAACCCAGAAGTTTCAACGTGAGCGGTCGAAGGAAGCGCCACAAGACGAGTTAACACCATTTCCTCAGCGAACCTCGACCTCCCGCGAGCTGCCTCCAGAGGCCCCGAGCCGAGGAGAGTCCGAAGGCGGCAGGCGGGCCCCCGGCCTCCTGACTCACCAAGTGTAGATCTGCAGCTCGCTGGAGGGCACGTTTCCGCGGGAGAACTCGTCCATGCGGTGGTGGCGGCCGTTGTTGGTGGTGAAGACGCGCAGGAGCAGCGGGCAGGTCTGGGGGCGGGACAGGGGGGAGTCAGGAGGCTGCAAGCGCGGTCCCGACCCTTCCCTCCGGCCCCGCACCgcagccccacctccccagggACCCCAGCATCTCTCCGGACCCTCACCTTCTCCCGATCGATGGGCTTTTCCGGCTCCTTCTTAATTTCCTCCTGGGTAACGCGCGACTCCACCGCCATCTTCCTTCTCCGGCCCGCGAGACGCTCGCTCTGACCTCCGACCCCGGCAGCGAGCATGAGAACCAAGCCTCTCGCGAGGAGACGCTCGAAGTTTTATATATGACCGGCTCGAGGGCGGGGCATCTCCCGGCGCAGGCGCACTAGCTATGCTAAGCGCTAGCCCGGCAGGCGCGCCTGCGCGTTGGCTCCTGGGAAGGGGCGGGCACTGGCGTCGCGGGCGGGGCGCTGAATTAGAGTCTCGCGCGCAGAGGGATGGCTTGAGGGACGCGGACGCGGGCCTGCGAAAGCTAAGAGTGAGCGCGCGCTCGGAATTGCAGTGGGCGGCCCTCAGGCCAGAGGCGGGGGAGCTGTTGTGTGTACTACAGTCGCTAATCGGAAAAGGCGGGTACACCTGATTAGattaaaatgaggaaaaacaaaacttaagaaAGAGAAGCCGACTGGGAAGAGACGACCGAGAGGCGTGTGGTGGCCGGAAAGCCGGTGTCCAGAGCGTCCATGGACTCCTGGAGAAAAGCACGGTGGGAAGTGGGGGAAAGAGTTGGAAAGGTGCTTTAAAACGAAGAAGTCCAGGAGTCCGGTCAACACCGAAGGCTCGAGCGCTGGGCTAACCCGGACGCGCTAAAACCACAGGGACTGGCTTTTCaggaacaaaagttatgaccaacctagacagcgtattaaaaaacagacattcctttgccaacaaaggtcagtctaatcaaagctatggtctttccagtagtcatgtatggatgtgagagttggactttaaagaaagttgagccctaaagaattgatgcttttgaactatggtgttggagaattcttgagagtcccttggactgcacggagatccaaccagtccgtcctaaaggaaatcagtcctgtatattcattagaaggactgatgctgaagcggaagctccaatacttcggccacctgatgctaagaactgactcacttgaaaagaccctgatgctgggaaagattgaagggagaaggGGTAAacaggatgagttggttggatggcatcaccgacacaatggatatgagtttgagcaagttgcgggagttagtgaaggacagggaagcctggcgtgctgcagttcctacggtcgcagagtcggacaccactgggcgactggactgaactgaatacttcaGACAGACTACACGCGCTGGCTTGACAGGAGATGCGTGACCTGTGTTGTGGGTATACTGAGGGGATTCTCTGAGGCTGGCGGCGGTGTAGACTGGGCACCCGCCCTGGGCAGAGGGTCACATGGTAACAGTGAAGGTGCCTGTACTTCAGAGGCAACAGTTCCGTTCTATGGTGTGTACTCTAGAGAAAAGCTGGCTCAAGGACATCCTCAGACGTTACAGGAATAATCCTGGCTGGTTTTTCATAAGAACGAAAGTCTGAAACCACCCAAGTGTCCAAGGCTCGAATACTTCGCTGAGTTGTAGTAGGCCAGGCAGCAACAGAACTCCCCAAAGCAGTAGATGTCATACTGCAACCAAAAGGAACACACTATTGGGTTGGGCCAAAAGTTCATTAGGTGTTTTCTGTAAGGTGGCTCTAGTAGCacttagttgtctttaacttcgTTTGAAACAGTTTTGTTAGATTATGTTGTCATATCAgcatgtttttttaaacaaaaaaactttaaaatggtgaatttttgtgtagccattttaaaactattaacaTGCCCCATTAATATAACCAAGCTTGGTTATTCTCAGCTAATGTCTCCTTCTCTGGATCTCTGTCAGCTTCAACTGGTCTACCTAAAGAtggaaggaaaacattttcagcatattatgctttcctggtggctcagatggtaaagcgtctgtctacaatgcgggagacccaggttcgagccctgggttgggaagattccctggagaaggaagtaacaatccactccagaactattgcctagaaaatcccatggacagaggagcctggtaggctacagtctgtggggtcgcaaagag encodes the following:
- the SAP18 gene encoding histone deacetylase complex subunit SAP18, with product MLAAGVGGQSERLAGRRRKMAVESRVTQEEIKKEPEKPIDREKTCPLLLRVFTTNNGRHHRMDEFSRGNVPSSELQIYTWMDATLKELTSLVKEVYPEARKKGTHFNFAIVFTDLKRPGYRVKEIGSTMSGRKGTDDSMTLQSQKFQIGDYLDIAITPPNRAPPTSGRMRPY